In Pseudoliparis swirei isolate HS2019 ecotype Mariana Trench chromosome 2, NWPU_hadal_v1, whole genome shotgun sequence, the following are encoded in one genomic region:
- the acvr2aa gene encoding activin receptor type-2A isoform X2: MGPATRLAFSVFLVSCSSGSILGRSDTRKCIHYNYNPSSSSSSSSSVGLESWGNISGVVSCPGDKDKRRHCFATWRNVSGVVQVVKQDCWLDDTNCYDRSECVERKDAPEVFFCCCEGSLCNKNFFYSPDGNQPQISSKCEPRWYDVIVTLLEVLHVLPLAPPLATNEPVPPKTPVLTSLMYSLVPVMALAAIVLFSFWMYRHHKLAYPPVLVPTQDPGPLPPSPLLGQKSLQLLEIKARGRFGCVWKARLLGEYVAVKIFPVQDKQSWQNEFEIFSLNGMRHENLLQFIGGEKRGSHLDLELWLITAYHEKGSLTDYLKANILSWSDLCVIAQSMSRGLAYLHEDIPGHKDGHKPAIAHRDFKSKNVLLKSNLTACIADFGLALIFEAGKSPGDAHGQVGTRRYMAPEVLEGAINFQRDAFLRIDMYAVGLVLWELASRCKAADGPLDEYMLPFEEEVGLHPSLEDMQEVVVHKKLRPALRECWQKHAGLAVLCETIEECWDHEAEARLSAGCVQERIVQTAVTAPEDVVTVVTMVTNVDYPPKESSL, encoded by the exons ATGGGCCCCGCGACCCGGCTGGCCTTCAGCGTGTTCCTggtgtcctgctcctcag GTTCCATCCTGGGCCGCTCGGACACCCGGAAGTGCATCCACTACAACTacaacccctcctcctcctcctcctcctcctcctccgtggggTTGGAGAGTTGGGGGAACATCAGCGGGGTGGTCTCGTGCCCTGGAGATAAAGACAAGAGACGCCACTGCTTCGCCACCTGGAGGAATGTATCTGGCGTGGTTCAGGTGGTCAAGCAGGACTGCTGGCTGGACGACACCAACTGCTACGACAG GAGTGAATGCGTGGAGAGGAAAGACGCTCCGGaagtcttcttctgctgctgcgaAGGAAGTTTGTGCAACAAGAACTTCTTCTACAGCCCCGACGGCAACCAGCCGCAGATCTCCAGTAAGTGTGAACCCCGTTGGTATGACGTCATCGTAACTCTTCTGGAGGTCCTTCATGTCCTCCCCCTCGCTCCGCCCCTAGCGACCAACGAACCGGTGCCTCCGAAGACCCCGGTGCTCACCAGCCTGATGTACTCGCTGGTTCCCGTCATGGCTCTCGCCGCCATCGTCCTGTTCTCCTTCTGGATGTACCGACACCACAAGCTGGCCTACCCTCCGGTCCTGGTGCCCACGCAg GACCCCGGCcccctgcccccctcccccctgctggGCCAGAAGTCGCTGCAGTTGCTGGAGATCAAAGCCAGGGGGCGCTTCGGCTGCGTGTGGAAGGCTCGGCTCCTCGGGGAATACGTCGCCGTCAAGATCTTCCCCGTCCAG GACAAACAGTCGTGGCAGAACGAGTTTGAGATCTTCAGCCTGAACGGAATGAGACACGAGAACCTGCTGCAGTTCatcggaggagagaagagaggaagtcaCCTGGACCTGGAGCTGTGGCTCATCACGGCCTACCACGagaag GGCTCTCTGACGGACTACCTGAAGGCCAACATCCTCTCCTGGTCCGACCTGTGTGTCATCGCTCAGTCCATGTCCAGAGGTCTGGCCTACCTGCACGAGGACATACCGGGACACAAGGACGGACACAAGCCTGCCAtcgcacacag GGACTTTAAGAGTAAGAACGTGCTGCTGAAGTCCAACCTGACCGCCTGCATCGCCGACTTCGGCCTCGCCCTCATCTTTGAGGCGGGAAAATCACCTGGAGACGCACACGGACAG GTGGGGACCAGGAGGTACATGGCCCCGGAGGTCCTGGAGGGGGCCATCAACTTCCAGAGAGACGCCTTCCTGAGGATCGACATGTACGCCGTGGGGCTGGTGCTGTGGGAGCTCGCCTCGCGCTGCAAGGCCGCCGACG GTCCTCTGGATGAGTACATGCTCCCctttgaggaggaggtgggtcTTCATCCGTCCCTGGAGGACATGCAGGAGGTGGTGGTCCACAAGAAGCTGAGACCGGCTCTGAGGGAGTGCTGGCAGAAACACGCG GGTCTGGCCGTGCTGTGCGAGACCATCGAGGAGTGCTGGGACCACGAGGCCGAGGCCCGGCTGTCGGCGGGGTGCGTTCAGGAGCGCATCGTTCAGACCGCCGTTACGGCGCCCGAGGACGTCGTCACGGTCGTCACCATGGTAACCAACGTGGACTACCCGCCGAAGGAGTCGAGTCTATGA
- the acvr2aa gene encoding activin receptor type-2A isoform X4: MGPATRLAFSVFLVSCSSGSILGRSDTRKCIHYNYNPSSSSSSSSSVGLESWGNISGVVSCPGDKDKRRHCFATWRNVSGVVQVVKQDCWLDDTNCYDRSECVERKDAPEVFFCCCEGSLCNKNFFYSPDGNQPQISTTNEPVPPKTPVLTSLMYSLVPVMALAAIVLFSFWMYRHHKLAYPPVLVPTQDPGPLPPSPLLGQKSLQLLEIKARGRFGCVWKARLLGEYVAVKIFPVQDKQSWQNEFEIFSLNGMRHENLLQFIGGEKRGSHLDLELWLITAYHEKGSLTDYLKANILSWSDLCVIAQSMSRGLAYLHEDIPGHKDGHKPAIAHRDFKSKNVLLKSNLTACIADFGLALIFEAGKSPGDAHGQVGTRRYMAPEVLEGAINFQRDAFLRIDMYAVGLVLWELASRCKAADGPLDEYMLPFEEEVGLHPSLEDMQEVVVHKKLRPALRECWQKHAGLAVLCETIEECWDHEAEARLSAGCVQERIVQTAVTAPEDVVTVVTMVTNVDYPPKESSL, translated from the exons ATGGGCCCCGCGACCCGGCTGGCCTTCAGCGTGTTCCTggtgtcctgctcctcag GTTCCATCCTGGGCCGCTCGGACACCCGGAAGTGCATCCACTACAACTacaacccctcctcctcctcctcctcctcctcctccgtggggTTGGAGAGTTGGGGGAACATCAGCGGGGTGGTCTCGTGCCCTGGAGATAAAGACAAGAGACGCCACTGCTTCGCCACCTGGAGGAATGTATCTGGCGTGGTTCAGGTGGTCAAGCAGGACTGCTGGCTGGACGACACCAACTGCTACGACAG GAGTGAATGCGTGGAGAGGAAAGACGCTCCGGaagtcttcttctgctgctgcgaAGGAAGTTTGTGCAACAAGAACTTCTTCTACAGCCCCGACGGCAACCAGCCGCAGATCTCCA CGACCAACGAACCGGTGCCTCCGAAGACCCCGGTGCTCACCAGCCTGATGTACTCGCTGGTTCCCGTCATGGCTCTCGCCGCCATCGTCCTGTTCTCCTTCTGGATGTACCGACACCACAAGCTGGCCTACCCTCCGGTCCTGGTGCCCACGCAg GACCCCGGCcccctgcccccctcccccctgctggGCCAGAAGTCGCTGCAGTTGCTGGAGATCAAAGCCAGGGGGCGCTTCGGCTGCGTGTGGAAGGCTCGGCTCCTCGGGGAATACGTCGCCGTCAAGATCTTCCCCGTCCAG GACAAACAGTCGTGGCAGAACGAGTTTGAGATCTTCAGCCTGAACGGAATGAGACACGAGAACCTGCTGCAGTTCatcggaggagagaagagaggaagtcaCCTGGACCTGGAGCTGTGGCTCATCACGGCCTACCACGagaag GGCTCTCTGACGGACTACCTGAAGGCCAACATCCTCTCCTGGTCCGACCTGTGTGTCATCGCTCAGTCCATGTCCAGAGGTCTGGCCTACCTGCACGAGGACATACCGGGACACAAGGACGGACACAAGCCTGCCAtcgcacacag GGACTTTAAGAGTAAGAACGTGCTGCTGAAGTCCAACCTGACCGCCTGCATCGCCGACTTCGGCCTCGCCCTCATCTTTGAGGCGGGAAAATCACCTGGAGACGCACACGGACAG GTGGGGACCAGGAGGTACATGGCCCCGGAGGTCCTGGAGGGGGCCATCAACTTCCAGAGAGACGCCTTCCTGAGGATCGACATGTACGCCGTGGGGCTGGTGCTGTGGGAGCTCGCCTCGCGCTGCAAGGCCGCCGACG GTCCTCTGGATGAGTACATGCTCCCctttgaggaggaggtgggtcTTCATCCGTCCCTGGAGGACATGCAGGAGGTGGTGGTCCACAAGAAGCTGAGACCGGCTCTGAGGGAGTGCTGGCAGAAACACGCG GGTCTGGCCGTGCTGTGCGAGACCATCGAGGAGTGCTGGGACCACGAGGCCGAGGCCCGGCTGTCGGCGGGGTGCGTTCAGGAGCGCATCGTTCAGACCGCCGTTACGGCGCCCGAGGACGTCGTCACGGTCGTCACCATGGTAACCAACGTGGACTACCCGCCGAAGGAGTCGAGTCTATGA
- the acvr2aa gene encoding activin receptor type-2A isoform X1, translated as MGPATRLAFSVFLVSCSSGSILGRSDTRKCIHYNYNPSSSSSSSSSVGLESWGNISGVVSCPGDKDKRRHCFATWRNVSGVVQVVKQDCWLDDTNCYDRSECVERKDAPEVFFCCCEGSLCNKNFFYSPDGNQPQISSKCEPRWYDVIVTLLEVLHVLPLAPPLATNEPVPPKTPVLTSLMYSLVPVMALAAIVLFSFWMYRHHKLAYPPVLVPTQHAFHIMVEDPGPLPPSPLLGQKSLQLLEIKARGRFGCVWKARLLGEYVAVKIFPVQDKQSWQNEFEIFSLNGMRHENLLQFIGGEKRGSHLDLELWLITAYHEKGSLTDYLKANILSWSDLCVIAQSMSRGLAYLHEDIPGHKDGHKPAIAHRDFKSKNVLLKSNLTACIADFGLALIFEAGKSPGDAHGQVGTRRYMAPEVLEGAINFQRDAFLRIDMYAVGLVLWELASRCKAADGPLDEYMLPFEEEVGLHPSLEDMQEVVVHKKLRPALRECWQKHAGLAVLCETIEECWDHEAEARLSAGCVQERIVQTAVTAPEDVVTVVTMVTNVDYPPKESSL; from the exons ATGGGCCCCGCGACCCGGCTGGCCTTCAGCGTGTTCCTggtgtcctgctcctcag GTTCCATCCTGGGCCGCTCGGACACCCGGAAGTGCATCCACTACAACTacaacccctcctcctcctcctcctcctcctcctccgtggggTTGGAGAGTTGGGGGAACATCAGCGGGGTGGTCTCGTGCCCTGGAGATAAAGACAAGAGACGCCACTGCTTCGCCACCTGGAGGAATGTATCTGGCGTGGTTCAGGTGGTCAAGCAGGACTGCTGGCTGGACGACACCAACTGCTACGACAG GAGTGAATGCGTGGAGAGGAAAGACGCTCCGGaagtcttcttctgctgctgcgaAGGAAGTTTGTGCAACAAGAACTTCTTCTACAGCCCCGACGGCAACCAGCCGCAGATCTCCAGTAAGTGTGAACCCCGTTGGTATGACGTCATCGTAACTCTTCTGGAGGTCCTTCATGTCCTCCCCCTCGCTCCGCCCCTAGCGACCAACGAACCGGTGCCTCCGAAGACCCCGGTGCTCACCAGCCTGATGTACTCGCTGGTTCCCGTCATGGCTCTCGCCGCCATCGTCCTGTTCTCCTTCTGGATGTACCGACACCACAAGCTGGCCTACCCTCCGGTCCTGGTGCCCACGCAg CACGCCTTTCATATAATGGTCGAG GACCCCGGCcccctgcccccctcccccctgctggGCCAGAAGTCGCTGCAGTTGCTGGAGATCAAAGCCAGGGGGCGCTTCGGCTGCGTGTGGAAGGCTCGGCTCCTCGGGGAATACGTCGCCGTCAAGATCTTCCCCGTCCAG GACAAACAGTCGTGGCAGAACGAGTTTGAGATCTTCAGCCTGAACGGAATGAGACACGAGAACCTGCTGCAGTTCatcggaggagagaagagaggaagtcaCCTGGACCTGGAGCTGTGGCTCATCACGGCCTACCACGagaag GGCTCTCTGACGGACTACCTGAAGGCCAACATCCTCTCCTGGTCCGACCTGTGTGTCATCGCTCAGTCCATGTCCAGAGGTCTGGCCTACCTGCACGAGGACATACCGGGACACAAGGACGGACACAAGCCTGCCAtcgcacacag GGACTTTAAGAGTAAGAACGTGCTGCTGAAGTCCAACCTGACCGCCTGCATCGCCGACTTCGGCCTCGCCCTCATCTTTGAGGCGGGAAAATCACCTGGAGACGCACACGGACAG GTGGGGACCAGGAGGTACATGGCCCCGGAGGTCCTGGAGGGGGCCATCAACTTCCAGAGAGACGCCTTCCTGAGGATCGACATGTACGCCGTGGGGCTGGTGCTGTGGGAGCTCGCCTCGCGCTGCAAGGCCGCCGACG GTCCTCTGGATGAGTACATGCTCCCctttgaggaggaggtgggtcTTCATCCGTCCCTGGAGGACATGCAGGAGGTGGTGGTCCACAAGAAGCTGAGACCGGCTCTGAGGGAGTGCTGGCAGAAACACGCG GGTCTGGCCGTGCTGTGCGAGACCATCGAGGAGTGCTGGGACCACGAGGCCGAGGCCCGGCTGTCGGCGGGGTGCGTTCAGGAGCGCATCGTTCAGACCGCCGTTACGGCGCCCGAGGACGTCGTCACGGTCGTCACCATGGTAACCAACGTGGACTACCCGCCGAAGGAGTCGAGTCTATGA
- the acvr2aa gene encoding activin receptor type-2A isoform X3 — translation MGPATRLAFSVFLVSCSSGSILGRSDTRKCIHYNYNPSSSSSSSSSVGLESWGNISGVVSCPGDKDKRRHCFATWRNVSGVVQVVKQDCWLDDTNCYDRSECVERKDAPEVFFCCCEGSLCNKNFFYSPDGNQPQISTTNEPVPPKTPVLTSLMYSLVPVMALAAIVLFSFWMYRHHKLAYPPVLVPTQHAFHIMVEDPGPLPPSPLLGQKSLQLLEIKARGRFGCVWKARLLGEYVAVKIFPVQDKQSWQNEFEIFSLNGMRHENLLQFIGGEKRGSHLDLELWLITAYHEKGSLTDYLKANILSWSDLCVIAQSMSRGLAYLHEDIPGHKDGHKPAIAHRDFKSKNVLLKSNLTACIADFGLALIFEAGKSPGDAHGQVGTRRYMAPEVLEGAINFQRDAFLRIDMYAVGLVLWELASRCKAADGPLDEYMLPFEEEVGLHPSLEDMQEVVVHKKLRPALRECWQKHAGLAVLCETIEECWDHEAEARLSAGCVQERIVQTAVTAPEDVVTVVTMVTNVDYPPKESSL, via the exons ATGGGCCCCGCGACCCGGCTGGCCTTCAGCGTGTTCCTggtgtcctgctcctcag GTTCCATCCTGGGCCGCTCGGACACCCGGAAGTGCATCCACTACAACTacaacccctcctcctcctcctcctcctcctcctccgtggggTTGGAGAGTTGGGGGAACATCAGCGGGGTGGTCTCGTGCCCTGGAGATAAAGACAAGAGACGCCACTGCTTCGCCACCTGGAGGAATGTATCTGGCGTGGTTCAGGTGGTCAAGCAGGACTGCTGGCTGGACGACACCAACTGCTACGACAG GAGTGAATGCGTGGAGAGGAAAGACGCTCCGGaagtcttcttctgctgctgcgaAGGAAGTTTGTGCAACAAGAACTTCTTCTACAGCCCCGACGGCAACCAGCCGCAGATCTCCA CGACCAACGAACCGGTGCCTCCGAAGACCCCGGTGCTCACCAGCCTGATGTACTCGCTGGTTCCCGTCATGGCTCTCGCCGCCATCGTCCTGTTCTCCTTCTGGATGTACCGACACCACAAGCTGGCCTACCCTCCGGTCCTGGTGCCCACGCAg CACGCCTTTCATATAATGGTCGAG GACCCCGGCcccctgcccccctcccccctgctggGCCAGAAGTCGCTGCAGTTGCTGGAGATCAAAGCCAGGGGGCGCTTCGGCTGCGTGTGGAAGGCTCGGCTCCTCGGGGAATACGTCGCCGTCAAGATCTTCCCCGTCCAG GACAAACAGTCGTGGCAGAACGAGTTTGAGATCTTCAGCCTGAACGGAATGAGACACGAGAACCTGCTGCAGTTCatcggaggagagaagagaggaagtcaCCTGGACCTGGAGCTGTGGCTCATCACGGCCTACCACGagaag GGCTCTCTGACGGACTACCTGAAGGCCAACATCCTCTCCTGGTCCGACCTGTGTGTCATCGCTCAGTCCATGTCCAGAGGTCTGGCCTACCTGCACGAGGACATACCGGGACACAAGGACGGACACAAGCCTGCCAtcgcacacag GGACTTTAAGAGTAAGAACGTGCTGCTGAAGTCCAACCTGACCGCCTGCATCGCCGACTTCGGCCTCGCCCTCATCTTTGAGGCGGGAAAATCACCTGGAGACGCACACGGACAG GTGGGGACCAGGAGGTACATGGCCCCGGAGGTCCTGGAGGGGGCCATCAACTTCCAGAGAGACGCCTTCCTGAGGATCGACATGTACGCCGTGGGGCTGGTGCTGTGGGAGCTCGCCTCGCGCTGCAAGGCCGCCGACG GTCCTCTGGATGAGTACATGCTCCCctttgaggaggaggtgggtcTTCATCCGTCCCTGGAGGACATGCAGGAGGTGGTGGTCCACAAGAAGCTGAGACCGGCTCTGAGGGAGTGCTGGCAGAAACACGCG GGTCTGGCCGTGCTGTGCGAGACCATCGAGGAGTGCTGGGACCACGAGGCCGAGGCCCGGCTGTCGGCGGGGTGCGTTCAGGAGCGCATCGTTCAGACCGCCGTTACGGCGCCCGAGGACGTCGTCACGGTCGTCACCATGGTAACCAACGTGGACTACCCGCCGAAGGAGTCGAGTCTATGA